From Penicillium psychrofluorescens genome assembly, chromosome: 1, one genomic window encodes:
- a CDS encoding uncharacterized protein (ID:PFLUO_000471-T1.cds;~source:funannotate), producing the protein MEEHLRQSISNHPHAFQHFHSNPPSSPHRSDRMSPRAEATTSALETESAVARQHRHGTDEEGHEYPRYSSDSDPFRLASKLKTEEEIRQIKANTSRKRDGLANQGSKMIDRGKQALTNRKLQGFYENQNENIQRMLKPVEEHVRAARELNNENSLKYKIAVYGSFAANIILCAIQVYGAASSGSLSLFTTMADAIFDPMSNLTLLLCNKAVNHVNPAKFPAGKARIETAGNICFCFLMTAVSFIIIAFSIREVVQGSDTLTSTFHLPSIIAVAVAFVTKLSLFTYCFALREVSQIRILWEDHRNDCLINGIGIATSILGSKVRWWIDPMGAILLSVLISGLWLHSAYGEFQLLIGVTADTKMQQLITYISMTHSPLITAIDTVRAYTSGPRLLVEVDIVMEDSESLRATHDVAEELQIKLESLPDVERAYVHVDYETTHKPEHFLKKEL; encoded by the exons ATGGAGGAACACCTGCGTCAGAGTATCTCCAACCACCCACATGCCTTCCAGCACTTTCACAGCAACCCGCCCAGCTCGCCTCACCGTTCCGACAGGATGTCGCCGCGCGCCGAGGCCACCACTTCGGCCCTGGAGACCGAGTCAGCCGTAGCTCGACAGCATCGCCACGGCactgatgaagaaggtcatGAATACCCTCGATATTCTTCCGACAGCGACCCATTCCGCCTAGCTTCTAAGCTCaagaccgaggaggaaatccGCCAGATCAAAGCCAATACTTCGCGCAAGCGCGATGGGTTGGCTAACCAGGGCTCGAAAATGATAGATCGCGGGAAACAGGCGCTTACGAATCGCAAGCTGCAGGGGTTCTACGAGAACCAGAACGAGAACATCCAGCGGATGCTGAAACCCGTCGAGGAACATGTGCGCGCGGCTCGCGAGTTGAACAATGAGAACAGTCTCAAGTACAAGATCGCTGTGTACGGCAGTTTCGCCGCGAATATCATCCTGTGTGCCATCCAGGTGTATGGTGCCGCCTCATCCGGCTCCCTTTCGCTCTTTACCACCATGGCGGATGCGATTTTCGACCCAATGTCCAACCTGACCCTCCTACTATGCAATAAAGCCGTGAACCACGTCAACCCGGCCAAGTTCCCTGCTGGCAAGGCGCGCATTGAGACGGCTGGCAATATATGCTTCTGTTTTCTTATGACCGCCGTGTCATTTATCATCATCGCATTCTCTATCCGTGAGGTCGTTCAGGGCTCTGATACCCTTACCTCGACTTTCCACCTACCTTCGATTATCGCCGTCGCGGTGGCCTTTGTCACCAAGCTTTCTCTTTTCACCTACTGCTTTGCTTTGCGCGAGGTCTCCCAAATTCGGATTCTGTGGGAGGACCACCGCAACGACTGCCTTATCAACGGCATTGGTATAGCGACATCTATCCTAGGTAGCAAAGTTCGCTGGTGGATTGACCCTATGGGCGCTATCCTACTCTCTGTTCTGATTAGTGGACTGTGGCTGCACTCCGCTTATGGCGAATTTCAACTACTGATTGGTGTCACTGCAGACACTAAGATGCAGCAGCTTATTACCTATATCt CTATGACTCACTCTCCCCTTATCACCGCCATCGACACGGTCCGCGCTTACACTTCTGGCCCCCGTCTGCTGGTGGAGGTCGACATCGTTATGGAGGACTCGGAATCCCTGCGTGCCACCCACGACGTCGCGGAGGAACTGCAAATAAAGCTTGAGTCTCTGCCAGATGTTGAGCGTGCCTATGTGCACGTTGACTATGAGACTACCCACAAGCCCGAGCACTTCCTGAAGAAGGAGCTTTGA